One window of the Triticum dicoccoides isolate Atlit2015 ecotype Zavitan chromosome 3B, WEW_v2.0, whole genome shotgun sequence genome contains the following:
- the LOC119276738 gene encoding uncharacterized protein LOC119276738, producing the protein MLIFEHFTKQLRDKQKINVIQNKHARIKLFNQCERVKKTICKGQSNAEILLENLMKGEEDRLELTKADFSQICHKALVGMNSLLKKALEEAGLNSKEKLAKIESVVTGSGSAVPAIIDILTEFFGEAPFMDSKFANFSVAKGCALQSALRGNTNQKTPDKVVSKKMKSMLGLKIIDQFPFSITVCWLQNLQNGDNHTQLFKEGASWPCTQSVSVTPDASKLSVYAFSEKSKTPTKICRCKFKWPSNSGGNTTSEVQFTIDDYGKLSVEPVEFAELEFDGEMGTEDMLTTKEKERDFAKLEAIKNDVLGYITSTLQKLSGTKYDQYMEVEDKVSFTKTLEATKDSLSGQHDIDDYVDMLAKLKGIGEPMETRYNESKKRPRLIEDLKKCLVFVESIDNAEAKLHCSSIQKWLDEKEEEQKNRPKYADPALLTADIMERIAILESCKRLKWNDAVRITYNIQSGDLNDYNEFIDKLRKVLSEHNDAKTIKDRPVLEKQRPGAQPSRWVLIHLVLGEDLVLILAVRGDNVYFVGFQNKHGKWYELGYSKQPDSYNIGSVQLIPDSTFLEAGTSYANMVCGTKFGDPRPDNEVVKIAMCQLNLSPENMKDDASLLLDYPDVRWLTDHTHDTYLASVLRACAGIALRLCEPTRLFHNHDHMNINWARQQRFNLIGKLVDYIWNWKHISNGMHSWSRDTSFNWSEKRFLVALGITNIELAAAAVALILNQEHAQGEEQKNRGGEEKEEVPPGEGDSGAGDGPVGGDECGEGEDYSGGGEFGRGEGFSGGGEFGRGGGFSGGGSDEVVDAADSGSGTSAVDRISDQLMKQYYIRPLVEIFSINADSPILGTIALFDGCHSQYIYGYEDREANLKGGMLTLTGPFEAAIPADTGFLQVDIPRKTVEEKGDAAQWEFEWDGREKNTVTNHRITTIQGRHLDVSYAVLTHAVEANVQLKLHFPCPQETVRLRSAVYGGITAMIKRFSQGVKLFDRERLDWLRFSMPIESGNQEATYLTVSLPLDRHVLAVSASDEVQVLGEVQLIIGSSSHTLIVKHEVSLEGKHESTDRLSTGNAPYTSVSVQFR; encoded by the exons ATGCTCATCTTTGAGCACTTCACCAAGCAGTTACGAGATAAACAAAAAATCAATGTTATACAAAATAAGCATGCCCGCATCAAGCTTTTCAATCAGTGCGAAAGGGTGAAGAAAACAATATGCAAGGGTCAGTCTAATGCAGAAATTTTGCTTGAAAATTTAATGAAGGGGGAAGAAGATCGTCTTGAGTTAACTAAAGCAGATTTCAGTCAAATATGTCACAAAGCGCTGGTTGGCATGAATAGCCTACTTAAAAAAGCTTTGGAAGAAGCCGGCTTAAATTCAAAGGAGAAGCTTGCAAAAATTGAATCTGTTGTCACAGGTTCAGGCAGTGCTGTTCCTGCAATCATTGATATACTTACCGAGTTCTTTGGAGAAGCGCCTTTCATGGATAGCAAGTTTGCGAACTTTAGTGTTGCTAAGGGCTGTGCCCTACAGTCTGCTCTCCGTGGTAACACAAACCAGAAGACACCCGATAAAgttgtttcgaagaaaatgaaaagTATGCTGGGGCTTAAG ATTATTGATCAATTCCCGTTCTCGATTACCGTGTGTTGGCTGCAAAATCTTCAAAATGGTGACAACCATACCCAGCTTTtcaaggaaggtgcttcatggccatgcACTCAATCTGTATCTGTTACGCCTGATGCATCTAAGCTCAGCGTATATGCATTTTCTGAGAAATCAAAAACTCCTACAAAGATATGCAGATGCAAG TTCAAATGGCCTTCCAACAGTGGTGGAAACACAACTTCAGAGGTCCAGTTCACTATTGACGACTATGGGAAACTATCAGTTGAACCA GTTGAATTTGCAGAGCTTGAATTTGATGGTGAAATGGGGACCGAAGATATGCTCACGACTAAGGAGAAAGAGAGAGATTTTGCTAAACTGGAGGCAATAAAGAATGATGTCTTGGGTTACATAACTAGTACTCTTCAAAAG CTAAGTGGCACAAAGTACGATCAATATATGGAAGTTGAAGATAAAGTATCATTTACAAAGACCTTGGAAGCCACTAAAGATTCATTGTCTGGACAGCACGACATCGATGACTACGTTGATATGCTTGCCAAACTTAAAGGG ATCGGTGAACCTATGGAGACACGGTACAATGAGTCTAAAAAGAGACCTCGCCTCATTGAGgatttgaagaaatgtttggtgttTGTGGAGTCAATTGACAACGCCGAG GCTAAACTTCATTGTTCcagtatacaaaaatggcttgatgAGAAAGAGGAGGAGCAAAAAAACCGGCCCAAGTATGCTGACCCCGCCCTCTTGACTGCCGACATTATGGAGAGGATCGCTATACTCGAAAG TTGCAAGCGATTGAAATGGAACGATGCTGTGAGAATCACTTATAATATTCAGTCAGGTGATCTGAATGATTACAATGAGTTTATTGACAAGCTCCGTAAGGTGCTCTCTGAGCACAATGATGCTAAGACCATTAAAGACCGTCCTGTTCTGGAGAAGCAAAGGCCTGGAGCACAGCCATCAAGATGGGTGCTAATCCATCTCGTACTAGGGGAGGATTTAGTGTTGATTCTTGCTGTCAGAGGAGACAATGTATATTTCGTGGGTTTCCAGAATAAACATGGGAAGTGGTATGAGCTAGGTTATAGCAAGCAGCCGGATAGCTACAACATTGGTAGTGTTCAACTCATCCCAGATTCAACCTTCTTAGAAGCCGGCACCAGCTATGCCAACATGGTGTGTGGCACTAAATTCGGTGATCCCAGACCTGACAATGAAGTGGTAAAAATAGCCATGTGCCAACTGAACCTGTCGCCAGAAAATATGAAGGATGATGCATCTTTGCTCCTTGACTACCCTGATGTGCGTTGGCTTACTGACCACACACATGATACATACTTGGCGTCTGTCCTACGTGCGTGTGCTGGAATTGCACTGAGATTATGCGAGCCAACAAGGCTCTTTCATAATCATGATCACATGAATATCAACTGGGCCCGCCAACAACGGTTTAACTTGATTGGAAAGTTAGTGGATTATATATGGAACTGGAAGCATATTTCAAATGGAATGCATAGCTGGTCCCGTGATACGAGCTTTAACTGGTCAGAAAAGAGATTCTTGGTGGCACTCGGAATCACTAATATAGAGTTAGCTGCCGCTGCTGTAGCGCTTATTTTAAACCAAGAACATGCACAAGGAGAAGAACAGAAAaacagaggaggagaagaaaaggaagaagtccCTCCTGGTGAAGGTGACTCtggagcgggagatggccctgTTGGTGGTGATGAATGCGGAGAGGGCGAAGACTATTCTGGTGGCGGTGAGTTTGGAAGGGGAGAAGGCTTTTCTGGTGGCGGTGAGTTTGGAAGGGGAGGAGGCTTTTCTGGTGGTGGCAGCGATGAGGTAGTTGATGCTGCAGACTCTGGCAGTGGAACCAGTGCTGTAGACCGCATTTCTGACCAATTGATGAAGCAGTATTACATCCGACCTTTGGTCGAAATATTTTCCATCAATGCTGACTCCCCCATCCTTGGCACTATTGCTCTGTTCGATGGATGTCACAGCCAGTACATCTATGGTTATGAGGACAGGGAAGCAAATTTGAAGGGTGGCATGTTGACTTTGACGGGGCCTTTTGAAGCAGCGATTCCAGCTGATACAGGTTTCCTTCAAGTTGATATCCCCCGGAAAACTGTTGAGGAAAAGGGCGATGCGGCTCAATGGGAATTTGAATGGGATGGAAGGGAAAAAAACACGGTGACCAATCACAGGATCACGACAATCCAAGGTCGACACTTGGATGTGAGCTATGCGGTGCTAACTCATGCTGTGGAGGCGAACGTGCAGTTAAAGCTGCATTTTCCTTGCCCGCAAGAAACAGTAAGGCTGCGTTCAGCAGTATATGGTGGTATCACGGCGATGATCAAGAGGTTTAGCCAAGGAGTCAAACTATTCGACCGCGAGAGGCTTGATTGGCTCAGGTTTTCCATGCCTATTGAGTCAGGCAATCAGGAAGCAACCTATTTGACAGTGAGTCTACCGCTTGATCGCCATGTACTCGCTGTGTCTGCCAGTGATGAGGTTCAGGTACTAGGGGAGGTGCAACTAATAATTGGAAGTAGCAGCCACACCTTAATTGTCAAGCATGAAGTCAGCCTGGAGGGTAAGCACGAGAGCACTGACAGGCTTTCTACTGGCAATGCACCTTATACAAGCGTGAGTGTGCAGTTCAGGTGA